A single genomic interval of Nostoc commune NIES-4072 harbors:
- the folB gene encoding dihydroneopterin aldolase, protein MDCIHLTGIRCYGYTGYLPEEKVLGQWFEVDVRLWLDISTAAKTDAIEDTLDYRSVISLIQHLVKTSKFALVEKLVTTITDSILQECDRVTQVQVILSKPAAPIPDFGGKISIEVTKSKSDL, encoded by the coding sequence ATGGACTGCATTCATTTAACGGGAATTCGCTGCTATGGCTACACTGGGTATCTACCAGAAGAAAAGGTGCTAGGACAATGGTTTGAGGTGGATGTGAGGTTATGGTTGGATATCTCCACAGCGGCCAAGACTGACGCGATCGAAGACACTTTAGATTATCGCAGCGTCATTAGCTTGATACAACATCTGGTCAAAACATCTAAGTTTGCTTTAGTGGAGAAGTTGGTAACAACGATTACAGATTCTATTCTCCAAGAATGCGATCGTGTAACACAAGTTCAAGTCATTCTGAGCAAACCTGCTGCACCTATTCCAGATTTTGGTGGCAAAATTAGCATTGAAGTGACTAAAAGTAAGTCCGATCTCTAA
- a CDS encoding response regulator translates to MASNKILVIDDTTVVRVKVREMLPPGNFEVLEAKDGLEGLNFILQEKLSLIMLDFLLPKMSGWEVFQKVQADPELRKIPLVIMSGRKEEVTEKITEPFEYFEFLGKPFDQKQLINAIKLAMTKAKQPRPELVPVGAATVKNGTVTTSGVTTATVAAPSVANTAMPTAVSNATPSAVTASATPTAGGASDAEISALNEKIVKMQAEIDGLKKQLTQVVTFIKQKIK, encoded by the coding sequence GTGGCAAGCAACAAGATTTTAGTTATCGATGACACTACAGTTGTCAGGGTAAAAGTACGAGAAATGTTGCCTCCGGGCAATTTTGAGGTACTGGAAGCAAAAGATGGTTTGGAAGGACTAAATTTTATTCTTCAGGAAAAACTCAGCCTGATTATGCTGGATTTCCTGTTGCCTAAAATGAGTGGCTGGGAGGTTTTCCAGAAAGTTCAAGCCGATCCGGAATTAAGGAAAATTCCTTTGGTGATCATGTCTGGTCGCAAGGAAGAGGTGACTGAAAAAATCACAGAACCCTTTGAATACTTTGAATTTCTGGGTAAGCCTTTTGATCAGAAGCAACTAATTAACGCAATTAAGTTAGCTATGACCAAGGCGAAACAGCCACGCCCAGAACTAGTGCCAGTAGGAGCAGCTACTGTCAAAAATGGCACAGTTACGACTTCTGGTGTAACCACTGCTACAGTAGCAGCCCCTAGCGTCGCAAATACTGCGATGCCTACGGCGGTAAGCAACGCAACTCCTAGTGCTGTAACTGCGAGCGCAACCCCTACTGCTGGAGGAGCCTCCGACGCAGAAATTAGTGCATTGAATGAGAAAATTGTCAAAATGCAAGCTGAAATCGATGGCTTGAAGAAACAGCTTACTCAGGTTGTGACTTTTATTAAACAAAAAATAAAGTAG
- a CDS encoding ATP-binding sensor histidine kinase — translation MSVLLDTFSVFPGYRITEQIYSGSKTLVYRGIREQDQKPVVLKLMRNEYPTFGEIAQFRNQYIITKNLDLPGIIKTYSLENYRNSYILVMEDFGGISLQDWRVENKENKENWLSLNEFFPIAIKIASILEGLHCETFRGASRREGELRLRIIHKDIKPANILINPTTTEIKLIDFSIATLLPREIQFLTNPNVLEGTLAYISPEQTGRMNRGIDYRTDFYSLGVTFFQLLTGQLPFITKDPMELIYSHIAKQPLKASRINFNIPPILSDIISKLMAKNAEDRYQSALGLKHDLQVCQNQWQERGNIAPFELGARDISDRFVISEKLYGRQSEVETLLAAFKRVTEGTTEMILVEGFSGIGKTAVVNEIHKPIVRQRSYFIKGKFDQFQRDIPLSGLVQAFRDLIGQLLSQNDAQIQQWKAKILLKLGTQTQVIIDVLPELEQIIGKQPPVTELSGSAAQNRFNLLFQKFIQIFTTKEHPLVLFLDDLQWADTASLKLIQLLMCESKLSSASEETEQMYENKGGLLLVGSFRDNEVSKVHPLSLTLKEIQKAGATINTITLAPLNQGDLNHLIADTLHCPEGVALPLTQMVFANTKGNPFFCVQFLKSLHDDGLIAFNLELGHWQYDISQVKELALTDDVVKFITLQIEKLPILTQKVLKMAACIGNEFDLKTLAIANEKSIVDTASDLWQALIDGLVLPQTENYNIFTRDNINQDFIVDGIESTQFSISNLQLPKYKFVHDRVQQAAYSLIPEEQKKPIHLKIGLLLLNNIPVAEQEEKIFELVNQFNIAVEFISPQAKRDELAQMNLIAGRKALASTAYPAAVKYLTTGIKLLADDSWETKHHLTLALYETATEAAYLAGNFEQMEELAEVVLVRKPLLEKVKVYEVKIQAYGAQNQALKAVNTALTFLKLLGVEFPEHPSQSDIQLAMAELTSNLNGKRIEDLIDLPEMTKEQALASMRIISSALGHAYQVFPVIYPLFAFKQINLSLKYGNTSLSAYAYVAYGVILCGVVGNIELGYQFGKLAASLLTRFNAKEVKAKVIEVFNAAIRHWKEHAKENLKPLLEAYSAGLETGDLEYAAYALNVYCYCSYFVGRELTGLEQEMAIYNSAIGQIKQETVFNWSAIYRQSVLNLIGTAENPHLLIGEAYDEEKMLATHLEANDGMGLLYLYSTKLHLCCLFHKYSQAVENARLAENYLHGGIGQFVFPIFHFYDSLARLAVYSDVEKSEQEQILNKVAVNQEKMQHWANHAPMNYLHKFYLVEAERHRVLNQYIEAMDNYDRAIAFAKEYEYINEEALANELAAKFYLERGKNKIAQTYLTDAYYGYIHWGALAKVNDLTKRYPQLLTPILQQEKVSIHPSDETTSVNNISISSLATLSDQQTVIGSKRSISDSLDLAAFIKASQALSGEIELERLLSTLMEVVMENAGASKCALILSEGENLALTVTVVCSNSHFDRTYTEFPSTCLELSYDVPITLINYVKRSREILVIDDANTVSFLAGDSYILTEEPKSLLSIPLLNQGKLIGILYLENHLTTGAFTRDRVEVLKLLTTQAAISLENAILYKNLAQTKESLEDYNHTLEKKVQERTQELNDKNHCLQETLQELQRTQIQLIQSEKMSSLGEMVAGIAHEINNPINFIHGNISHTSDYVQDLLDLVAIYQQEYPHPSPLVEDKAEEIDIDFLTEDLPKILDSMKVGSSRIRNIVLGLRNFSRLDESEMKPVDVHEGINNTLMILQHRLKEKSGFPEIEVIKEYGNLPEVICYPGQLNQVFMNILSNAIDALEDSFVIAHPSLVNNKEQIIKDIDASLASHRIGQIYIFTELTDSNTVIIRIADNGSGMTKVVQQKIFDPFFTTKPVGSGTGLGLSISYQIIVDKHKGSLTCDSTLGEGTEFVIEIPMQQSDI, via the coding sequence ATGTCAGTATTATTAGATACATTCTCTGTATTTCCTGGCTATCGCATCACCGAGCAAATCTACTCAGGTAGTAAAACGCTAGTTTATCGTGGCATTAGAGAACAAGATCAAAAACCAGTTGTTCTCAAATTGATGCGGAATGAATATCCTACGTTCGGCGAAATCGCCCAGTTCCGCAATCAATATATCATCACCAAAAACCTCGATCTTCCTGGCATAATCAAAACCTATAGCTTAGAAAACTACCGTAACAGCTACATCTTAGTGATGGAAGATTTTGGTGGTATTTCCCTGCAAGACTGGCGAGTGGAGAACAAGGAGAATAAGGAAAACTGGCTTTCCCTCAATGAGTTTTTCCCCATTGCTATTAAAATTGCTTCTATTCTTGAAGGACTGCACTGCGAGACCTTTCGCGGAGCCTCTCGTAGAGAAGGCGAGTTACGCCTACGGATTATTCATAAAGACATCAAGCCTGCCAACATCCTGATAAACCCTACCACAACTGAAATAAAACTCATCGATTTTAGTATTGCCACTCTCCTACCAAGAGAAATTCAATTTCTCACGAATCCCAACGTATTAGAAGGCACCCTAGCTTACATTTCTCCAGAACAAACCGGAAGGATGAACCGAGGTATTGACTATCGCACTGATTTTTATTCCCTCGGTGTCACCTTCTTTCAACTCCTCACCGGACAGTTACCCTTCATCACAAAAGATCCGATGGAGTTAATTTACTCTCACATTGCTAAACAACCGCTAAAAGCCAGTCGGATTAACTTTAATATTCCACCAATTTTGTCTGACATTATCAGCAAGCTGATGGCAAAAAATGCCGAAGACCGCTATCAGAGTGCTTTGGGGTTAAAGCATGACTTACAAGTGTGCCAAAACCAATGGCAAGAAAGAGGAAATATTGCACCCTTTGAATTAGGCGCAAGAGACATCTCAGACCGTTTTGTAATCTCTGAAAAACTCTATGGTCGCCAAAGTGAAGTTGAAACCCTACTCGCTGCTTTTAAGCGTGTGACAGAGGGGACAACAGAAATGATATTAGTCGAGGGTTTCTCTGGCATTGGCAAAACTGCTGTAGTCAATGAAATCCACAAACCTATTGTGCGTCAGCGTAGTTACTTCATCAAAGGGAAATTTGACCAGTTTCAACGTGACATTCCTTTGTCAGGATTGGTGCAAGCTTTTCGGGACTTAATTGGGCAACTGCTCTCGCAAAATGATGCCCAAATTCAACAATGGAAAGCCAAAATTCTCTTAAAATTGGGTACACAAACTCAGGTTATTATTGATGTACTTCCTGAACTAGAACAGATTATTGGTAAGCAACCTCCGGTTACAGAACTCTCTGGCAGTGCTGCCCAGAATCGGTTCAATTTATTATTTCAAAAATTCATCCAAATATTTACAACGAAAGAACATCCCCTAGTTTTATTTCTTGATGACTTGCAGTGGGCAGATACGGCATCTTTAAAATTAATTCAGTTATTAATGTGTGAAAGCAAGTTGTCTTCTGCTTCAGAAGAGACAGAACAGATGTATGAAAATAAAGGAGGTTTACTGTTAGTTGGTTCTTTTCGAGATAATGAAGTTTCCAAGGTACATCCGCTTTCTTTGACACTAAAAGAGATTCAAAAAGCAGGAGCAACTATTAATACGATCACCCTTGCACCCTTAAATCAGGGTGATTTAAATCATCTAATTGCTGATACTCTGCATTGCCCTGAAGGAGTTGCACTTCCTCTGACTCAGATGGTATTTGCCAACACTAAGGGCAACCCATTCTTTTGCGTCCAATTCCTCAAGTCTTTACATGATGATGGGCTAATTGCATTCAACTTGGAGCTTGGTCATTGGCAGTATGATATTTCCCAAGTCAAAGAATTAGCTCTCACAGATGATGTCGTAAAATTTATCACCCTGCAAATCGAAAAATTGCCAATACTTACCCAAAAAGTTTTGAAAATGGCTGCCTGTATTGGTAATGAATTTGACTTAAAAACTTTGGCGATCGCCAATGAAAAATCTATAGTAGATACAGCATCAGACTTGTGGCAAGCATTAATTGATGGGCTAGTTTTACCACAGACTGAAAATTATAATATCTTTACAAGAGATAATATTAATCAAGATTTTATTGTTGATGGGATAGAATCTACACAATTTTCAATTTCTAATTTACAGCTACCTAAATATAAATTCGTACACGATAGAGTGCAGCAAGCCGCCTATTCTTTAATTCCCGAAGAACAAAAAAAGCCAATTCACTTAAAAATTGGGCTACTATTATTGAATAATATTCCAGTTGCAGAACAAGAAGAAAAGATTTTTGAGCTTGTCAATCAGTTTAATATAGCAGTAGAATTTATCTCTCCTCAAGCTAAACGAGATGAGCTGGCCCAGATGAATCTAATTGCTGGACGTAAAGCTTTAGCATCAACAGCTTATCCCGCGGCCGTTAAGTATTTAACTACTGGCATCAAACTGCTGGCAGATGATAGTTGGGAGACGAAACATCATCTCACCCTAGCTTTATATGAAACTGCGACAGAGGCAGCATACCTAGCTGGCAACTTTGAACAGATGGAAGAATTGGCAGAGGTAGTGTTAGTACGCAAACCACTGCTAGAAAAAGTAAAAGTTTATGAAGTCAAAATTCAGGCTTATGGGGCACAGAACCAAGCGCTGAAAGCTGTGAATACTGCTCTAACCTTTTTGAAACTTTTGGGAGTGGAGTTTCCTGAGCATCCAAGCCAATCAGATATTCAGCTTGCGATGGCAGAGTTAACATCAAATCTTAACGGCAAGCGTATTGAGGATTTAATTGACCTGCCTGAGATGACAAAAGAGCAAGCTTTAGCATCTATGCGTATTATATCGAGTGCCCTTGGTCATGCCTATCAAGTTTTTCCTGTAATTTATCCCTTGTTTGCTTTTAAACAGATTAATTTATCGCTTAAATACGGTAACACTTCCTTGTCAGCCTATGCTTATGTAGCTTATGGGGTAATACTCTGCGGGGTAGTAGGAAATATTGAGTTGGGCTATCAATTTGGGAAACTGGCTGCAAGTTTGTTAACTCGTTTTAATGCTAAAGAAGTCAAAGCTAAGGTTATAGAGGTATTTAATGCTGCTATCCGGCATTGGAAGGAACATGCTAAGGAAAACTTAAAACCTTTGCTGGAAGCATATTCTGCTGGACTAGAAACGGGAGATTTAGAATATGCAGCCTATGCTCTTAATGTTTATTGCTACTGTTCATATTTTGTTGGTAGAGAACTGACCGGACTGGAACAGGAGATGGCAATTTACAACAGTGCAATCGGTCAAATTAAGCAAGAAACAGTATTTAACTGGAGCGCGATTTATCGGCAGAGTGTCTTGAACTTGATAGGTACTGCGGAAAATCCGCATCTTTTAATTGGTGAAGCCTACGATGAAGAGAAAATGTTGGCGACTCACCTTGAAGCAAACGATGGCATGGGACTGTTATATTTGTATTCAACTAAACTGCATCTCTGTTGCCTATTTCATAAATACTCTCAAGCGGTTGAAAATGCTCGCTTGGCAGAAAATTATTTGCATGGTGGGATAGGACAGTTCGTTTTTCCTATATTCCATTTTTATGACTCACTAGCTAGACTGGCAGTTTATTCTGATGTTGAGAAATCTGAACAAGAACAAATCTTAAATAAGGTTGCTGTCAATCAAGAAAAGATGCAGCACTGGGCAAATCATGCCCCAATGAATTATTTGCATAAGTTTTATTTAGTTGAGGCAGAGCGGCATCGAGTTCTGAATCAATATATAGAGGCAATGGATAATTACGATCGCGCGATCGCCTTTGCTAAAGAATATGAATATATCAACGAAGAAGCTCTTGCCAACGAACTTGCCGCTAAATTTTATCTAGAACGGGGCAAAAATAAGATTGCCCAAACCTACCTAACTGATGCCTACTATGGTTACATTCATTGGGGAGCGTTAGCCAAAGTTAATGATTTAACAAAACGTTATCCCCAATTACTTACTCCTATACTCCAGCAAGAAAAAGTGAGTATCCATCCCAGTGATGAAACCACTTCTGTAAATAACATATCTATATCATCTTTAGCTACCTTAAGCGATCAACAAACTGTTATTGGCTCGAAAAGAAGTATTTCTGACTCTCTGGATTTAGCCGCATTTATTAAAGCATCTCAAGCCCTTTCTGGGGAAATCGAGCTTGAGCGACTACTTTCTACTTTAATGGAAGTTGTTATGGAGAATGCAGGAGCCTCTAAATGCGCTTTAATTTTGAGTGAAGGTGAGAACTTAGCATTAACTGTCACAGTGGTGTGTTCAAATTCGCATTTTGATCGTACCTACACTGAGTTTCCTTCAACTTGCCTTGAGTTAAGCTACGATGTTCCTATTACTTTGATTAACTACGTTAAACGCTCCAGAGAAATCTTGGTTATTGATGATGCAAATACTGTTTCTTTCTTAGCAGGTGATAGCTACATTCTTACTGAAGAACCTAAAAGTTTGTTGTCTATACCTCTTCTAAATCAAGGTAAGTTGATTGGGATTCTTTATCTAGAAAATCATCTGACGACAGGAGCATTTACACGCGATCGCGTAGAAGTTCTCAAACTCCTCACTACTCAAGCAGCAATATCTCTAGAGAATGCTATCCTCTACAAAAATTTGGCACAAACTAAAGAAAGCTTGGAAGACTACAACCATACTTTAGAAAAGAAAGTCCAAGAAAGAACGCAGGAACTCAACGACAAAAATCACTGTTTACAAGAAACTCTACAGGAATTACAACGTACTCAAATCCAATTGATTCAAAGTGAAAAAATGTCTTCTTTGGGAGAAATGGTCGCAGGAATTGCTCATGAAATCAATAACCCTATTAACTTTATTCATGGCAATATTAGTCATACTAGCGATTATGTTCAAGACTTGCTAGATTTAGTCGCTATTTATCAGCAGGAATATCCCCATCCTTCGCCTTTAGTTGAGGATAAAGCTGAGGAAATTGACATAGATTTCTTAACAGAAGACTTGCCAAAGATTTTAGATTCCATGAAAGTGGGAAGTTCGCGTATCCGGAATATTGTTTTGGGCTTACGCAACTTTTCTCGCTTAGATGAATCTGAGATGAAGCCTGTAGATGTTCATGAGGGAATAAACAATACCTTAATGATTTTACAACACCGCCTTAAAGAAAAAAGCGGTTTTCCTGAAATTGAAGTTATCAAAGAATACGGAAACTTACCGGAAGTTATTTGTTATCCTGGTCAACTAAATCAGGTGTTTATGAATATCCTAAGTAATGCGATTGATGCTTTAGAAGATTCATTTGTTATTGCTCATCCATCATTAGTAAATAACAAAGAGCAAATAATAAAAGACATAGACGCATCATTGGCTTCTCATAGGATAGGACAAATTTACATATTTACCGAACTAACAGATTCTAATACGGTGATTATTCGGATTGCTGATAACGGTTCTGGCATGACAAAAGTAGTGCAGCAAAAAATCTTTGACCCATTTTTTACTACCAAGCCAGTAGGAAGTGGCACAGGATTGGGGTTGTCGATTAGCTATCAGATTATTGTGGACAAACACAAGGGTAGTTTAACCTGTGATTCCACATTAGGAGAGGGGACTGAGTTTGTGATTGAGATACCAATGCAACAGTCAGATATATAA
- the menD gene encoding 2-succinyl-5-enolpyruvyl-6-hydroxy-3-cyclohexene-1-carboxylic-acid synthase, which translates to MFDLKPIAYRNVNQLWAYILTETLKRLGLTCAIICPGSRSTPLAIAFAQQAPEIEAISILDERSAAFFALGQAKATGLPVVLVCTSGTAGANFYSAVIEASYSRVPLLLLTTDRPPELRDCHSGQTVDQLRLYGNYPNWQTELALPSADMGMLAYLRQTIIHSWERAQTPTKGPVHLNIPFRDPLAPLPDGTDLSYLQSQFHAEDFFAGIANTTPFPTPHSLLPIPQQWKECDRGIIIAGVAQLSQPQEYCRAIAQLSQTLKWPVLAEGLSPVRNYAELNPYLISTYDLILRNQQLAKQLAPEMVIQVGEMPTSKELRSWIDATQPRRWVIDPSDQNLDPLHGRTTHLRISVEEIKVEEGNLSLSSDYGKQWCDLETKVRLVVDQTMGKIDEIIESKAAWLISQILPPGTPLFIANSMPVRDVEYFWKPNNLGVRSHFNRGANGIDGTLSTALGIAHRQQSSVMLTGDLALLHDTNGFLIRNKFVGHLTIVLINNNGGGIFEMLPIAKFDPPFEEFFGTPQDIDFAQLCATYNVEHELITSWQQLHETLNPLPNTEIRVLELQTNRKADAKWRQDNLRKFAADIVI; encoded by the coding sequence ATGTTTGATTTAAAGCCGATCGCTTATAGGAATGTTAATCAACTTTGGGCTTATATTTTAACAGAGACGTTAAAGCGGTTGGGATTGACTTGTGCTATCATTTGTCCGGGATCGCGCTCTACACCCTTAGCGATCGCCTTTGCTCAACAAGCACCTGAAATTGAAGCGATTTCCATTCTCGATGAACGTTCCGCCGCCTTTTTCGCCTTGGGACAAGCTAAAGCAACCGGACTACCTGTTGTATTAGTTTGCACCTCTGGTACAGCAGGAGCAAATTTTTATTCAGCAGTCATTGAAGCCTCATATAGTCGCGTCCCACTGTTGCTATTAACCACCGATAGACCGCCAGAATTGCGAGATTGTCACTCTGGGCAAACTGTAGATCAATTGAGATTATATGGAAACTACCCAAATTGGCAAACAGAGTTAGCCTTACCCTCTGCTGATATGGGAATGCTAGCTTATCTGCGACAAACAATAATTCATAGCTGGGAAAGGGCGCAAACTCCTACAAAGGGGCCAGTACATTTGAATATTCCCTTTCGTGATCCTTTAGCGCCTCTTCCTGATGGAACCGACTTGAGTTATTTGCAATCACAGTTTCACGCAGAAGACTTTTTTGCAGGAATAGCAAACACCACCCCATTCCCTACTCCCCACTCCCTACTCCCCATTCCCCAACAATGGAAAGAATGCGATCGCGGCATTATTATCGCAGGCGTTGCCCAACTGTCGCAACCACAGGAATATTGTAGAGCGATCGCGCAACTTTCCCAAACTCTCAAATGGCCTGTGCTAGCTGAGGGACTCTCCCCAGTCAGAAATTATGCCGAACTCAATCCTTATTTGATTTCCACTTATGATCTGATTTTGCGAAATCAGCAACTAGCAAAGCAGTTAGCGCCCGAAATGGTGATTCAAGTGGGAGAAATGCCTACAAGTAAAGAACTGCGTAGCTGGATAGATGCAACCCAACCGCGACGTTGGGTAATTGATCCTAGTGACCAAAACCTTGACCCTTTGCACGGGAGGACGACGCATTTACGGATATCTGTAGAAGAGATAAAAGTAGAGGAGGGAAATTTATCTTTATCCTCAGACTATGGAAAGCAATGGTGTGATTTGGAAACGAAAGTCAGGTTAGTGGTTGACCAGACAATGGGGAAAATAGATGAAATAATTGAGAGTAAAGCAGCTTGGTTAATTTCTCAGATTTTACCGCCAGGAACGCCTCTGTTTATTGCCAATAGTATGCCTGTGCGGGATGTGGAGTATTTCTGGAAACCGAATAATTTAGGAGTGCGATCGCACTTTAACCGGGGTGCAAATGGCATTGATGGCACATTATCCACAGCTTTAGGAATTGCCCATCGCCAACAAAGTAGTGTGATGTTAACGGGAGATTTAGCACTGTTGCATGACACAAATGGTTTTTTAATCCGCAATAAGTTTGTCGGACATTTGACAATTGTGTTAATCAATAACAATGGCGGTGGGATTTTTGAAATGTTACCCATTGCCAAGTTTGACCCGCCATTTGAAGAGTTTTTTGGCACTCCCCAGGATATTGATTTTGCTCAGTTGTGCGCTACTTATAATGTGGAGCATGAATTGATTACTTCTTGGCAGCAATTGCATGAAACATTAAACCCACTTCCAAATACAGAAATTCGGGTTTTGGAGTTGCAGACAAATCGCAAAGCCGATGCCAAGTGGCGACAAGATAATTTACGGAAATTTGCCGCAGATATTGTAATTTAA